GGTCATTCATTGACTTTGTCCGAATTTACTTAGGTAAGCGGTGGGAATTCGTGATTGGTTGGGCGTATTGGCTGTGTTGGGAAAGTTTAGCGATGGCGGATTTGACTGCTAGTGGAATTTACCTACGTTACTGGTTCCCAACGTTGCCACAATGGGTAACGCCGTTGATTGTTATCGTAGCTTTGCTGGCGATGAATTTGGTAAACGTGCGTTGGTTTGGTGAAATGGAGTCAGCTTTCTCAGCCATTAAAGTTTTTGCTATTTTAGCGTTAATTATTGTTGGTTTCTGTATGATTGTAACTGGTTTTCACGTCAATACTGGGACGGCTTCATTTACTAATTTGGTTTCACACGGCGGCTTCTTTGCGACTGGGGCCCACGGGTTTATGATGGCTTTTCCAATGGTAATCTTTGCCTTTACGGGGATTGAAATGGTTGGCTTAACTGCTGGTGAAACGGAAAATCCCGAAAAAGATTTACCTAAAGCGATTAATTCAGTGCCTGTCCGGATTGGTTTGTTCTATGTGGGTGCGATGATTATTATCATGAGTATCTATCCATGGAATGCCATTAACGCTGGTCAATCACCATTCGTCCAAGTATTTTCAGGTATTGGGATTAAAGCAGCTGCCGGAATTATTAATTTCGTGGTCTTAACAGCGGCATTGTCAGCAGCAAATTCAGCAATTTTCTCAACGAGTCGGACTTTGTATGTCTTAGCCAAAAATAATCAAGCGCCAAAAGCTTTTGGTAACATCAGTCGTCACCATGTGCCAGTTGCTGGTTTGGTAACATCATCAGCAATCTTATTGGTGGTTGTCTTATTGAACTTCTATGTACCAAACAATGTCTTTGTCTTGATTTCAGGGGTTGCCACAATTAGCTTTATCTTCGTCTGGATGCTCTTGTTAGTCAGTCATATCAAGTACCGTCGGACAGAATTAGCGAAGACTAATCCATACAAGATGCCATTATTCCCAGTGTCTAATTACTTAACGTTGGCGTTCTTTGCCGCAGTGTTAGTAGTTCTAGTATGGGATCCAGCTACGCGGGTTTCAGTAATTTCAACGGTGATTTTCTTCATCGTAATGTTATTCGGTTATGCTTTCTATCAAAAGAAAAACGGCTTAAGCGATAAAGATTAATAATAAATGTCAAGCAATCCAATGCCATTTTGGCGGGGGATTGCTTTTTTGTTCTAAATTCGTCTGACGTGGGATTGAATAAAATTGGCCACTGCGTGTAAGTAAATTACTTGGCGCACCACGCTGGAAGCAACCTCACAAGCCAAAATGCGGTCTTGTGAGGTTCGGATAAGCTGGGAATCTAAGGAATAAATTCCTAAGACTCCTCATCTCATCCTCAGCGGAAATATGTGTTTCACACACATATTCCCCCAATCGCGGTGTAAAGGCTACGCCCGCCAAGTAATTTACCGCCACTCCGTTAGTTAGGAATAATTTTCAAACTAGCAAAAACAGTCGTTGTGGGCCGAAATGCATGGAAAACCAATTGAGCCGCTGAAATAATGCGCAAGTTTAATCAAGCGGTAATTCAGTGTTGTTCGTAATTTATAATGTGGAAAATAACACTAATCAAAATTTGTTTGTGAAATTGATATAGTATGTCGATTTTTTCTGAGCCAGCTGCGTTTTCATCACGGTAAATTGGCTGTGATTGAAATATTACTTTCCGGTAATTCGTTGGGGTGCTGATTTTGTAATCTGCTCAAACTAGAGTTATTTTTAAGACCGTTTTTGGCAGTTAAAAATGGCCAGATAGCATTGCTCGCGTAGTATGTAGTGGTAAGTGAGCACTGGACTAATAAATTACGCAAAAACGCCCGAATAATTTGCATTAACAGTACGATAATGCTATCATTATAAACGTTCAAATATAACTCTTAATTGAGTGGGCAATTCGTTGCCCGCTCATTTTTTTGAAGTAAATTTGGTAGCTGGTTCGTGAAACGGCAGTCGGAATGGTCTACAATTAGGCTTATAGATGTCAGACTTCACAACAGTAGTACGATAGGAGGATAGTTCGTGGCAAATAACGTTGTCGAAACAATCACTAAATTAGTCACCCCCATTGTTGAAGCTCAAGGCTTAGATTTATGGGATGTTGAATTCGTCAAGGAAGGACGCGATTGGTTCTTACGTATTTTACTTGATAAGAAGCCCGATGGTATCACAATGGATGATATCGTGGTCGCTACTAATCAAATCAGTGAATTACTTGATGAAGTCGATCCTGATCCAATTCCCCAAGCATATATGCTGGAAATTTCATCACCGGGTGCAGAACGCCCATTGAAAAAACCCGAAGATTACGTTTGGGCCAAGGGTCAATATGTCCACGTGTCACTTTATCAAAAACTTGATGGCGTTAAAGAATTCGAAGGTGATTTAGTTGAAGTGACTGACGAAGAATTAACGTTGACTTACATGGACAAAACTCGTCAAAAAACCGTCGTTATTCCACGCGATTCAGTCGCTAAAGCGCGGTTAGCAATTAAATTTTAATTAACATTGGAAGGTGATAAATCATGAGTAAAGAAATGATTGCGGCTCTTGATGCCCTTGAACAAGAAAAAGGCGTTAAAAAAGAAATCGTGATTGAATCATTAGAAGCTGCTTTAGAAGCCGCTTATAAGCGTAACTATGATCAAGCACAAAACGTTGAAGTTACGTTTGA
This is a stretch of genomic DNA from Periweissella cryptocerci. It encodes these proteins:
- a CDS encoding amino acid permease; translated protein: MEKDTQRELSRALKPRHIQMIAIGGAIGTGLFLGSGTAIKQAGPSIILAYIITGIFCFLMMRAIGELLLSNTKLRSFIDFVRIYLGKRWEFVIGWAYWLCWESLAMADLTASGIYLRYWFPTLPQWVTPLIVIVALLAMNLVNVRWFGEMESAFSAIKVFAILALIIVGFCMIVTGFHVNTGTASFTNLVSHGGFFATGAHGFMMAFPMVIFAFTGIEMVGLTAGETENPEKDLPKAINSVPVRIGLFYVGAMIIIMSIYPWNAINAGQSPFVQVFSGIGIKAAAGIINFVVLTAALSAANSAIFSTSRTLYVLAKNNQAPKAFGNISRHHVPVAGLVTSSAILLVVVLLNFYVPNNVFVLISGVATISFIFVWMLLLVSHIKYRRTELAKTNPYKMPLFPVSNYLTLAFFAAVLVVLVWDPATRVSVISTVIFFIVMLFGYAFYQKKNGLSDKD
- the rimP gene encoding ribosome maturation factor RimP encodes the protein MANNVVETITKLVTPIVEAQGLDLWDVEFVKEGRDWFLRILLDKKPDGITMDDIVVATNQISELLDEVDPDPIPQAYMLEISSPGAERPLKKPEDYVWAKGQYVHVSLYQKLDGVKEFEGDLVEVTDEELTLTYMDKTRQKTVVIPRDSVAKARLAIKF